The Periplaneta americana isolate PAMFEO1 chromosome 16, P.americana_PAMFEO1_priV1, whole genome shotgun sequence genome segment CTCAGTTCCAGACATTTCTGACTAATATAACGAACTGGATGGAAGGCCCTGGTTCTTACCTCAcggaaaatgttcagttttggaAGGATATAGTTAAGTGCAGTGTTGATGACTTAAATAAAGCAAAAATAGATCAGCTCGCAAATTTTAATCTGCAGTTTGATGAAAGAGAGTTGAATTTATTTAGACAGTGGTTACCGGAAGGCGGAGGACTTCTGAGAGTTCAGAATTCTAATGCTCTCACTTGTCTCAAAGTTCACCAAAGCGTTGACAAGAAGATTCTGGTAGACGCCAACGTGTTGGAGGATAGAATGAGTGAAGTGTTGGCATTGTGGGGTCGATGGCCTGGATGTGATGTGCTTGTAATTGATGGCTGGGTTGAAATAATAGAAAAGGTCATCACCAGTGTAGGTTCAGGAAAGACCCTTGTTGTGATTGATGACTGTGAGAATGGGAGGGAATTCGAATGTCTCAGTCACAAAGACGAGTTTCATTTTAGGCAACTGAATGAGGAGTCAAAAGAACAAGTATTAGATTGCAAAATAAGTTTTCAAGGTGAGACCATCACACTTAACACATTAGTTGACGACAAAACCTTCGACATAGTAGCGAATGCTGAAATTGTAACTCAATTGGTCTTTGGAAATGTGGAAAGCATTGGAGATAAACTCACTCAACAAAGTGAACATTACATACCTCGTAAGTTTTTTACTAGGCAACATGTGAGTGAGACAATCTTGAGTGAGACAATCTTTTCTGATGAACGGGACTGCTTGGTTGTAAGTGGAGTTTCACTGCAGGCTCTGAGGAAAATTGTCCTGCCTACGATAGTAGTAGAGATATTTGATGAAACGAAACATTCTGAAGAATGTGTGTGTCGCTGTTTTGTGATTCGAGGAAAAGAGGATTTCGAGAAGGCCAAAAACGTATTTGAACGAGTCCATTGGCTTCATAAAGAAGAGACTGGCTTTATTTGGAAACAGTCCAAAGGCAGTATATCCTATATTAGGTCTCACATACTGGATGAAACCTCGATAAGAAGCTTGCAGGAAGTCATGCTGATCTCTGACAAGGTCAAGTTGCTTGTGGCTCACCCTGGAATGGGAAAATCAACAGAAGTTGTGAATTTAGCCCAGGAATTCAAGCGACGTGAACCTGCATGTTGGGTGGTCACTGTAGTTCTGAATGAGCACACTGATTACCTGAGTAATTGTGGAGATTCTGTAGTTGAATTTCTGTTGCGAGCAGGAAAGTTCAAGAGTGACTTCGCCAAGTCACTGTTCAAACATGCGTTAGATCATGGTGGCAATATTGTGATACTGATAGATGGGTTTGATGAGATAAGCCCGGATTATACAGAGATTGTGTTGCACATGTTAAGGCAGCTTATCATCAACGACAAATTTAAGCAGCTTTGGATCACTTCTCGTTCTTTAATGAAGGACAGGCTGGAAGAAAATTTCTCTTGTCTACCATTTGAACTGCAGCCTTTCACAAAAGAGCATCAACGTGATTTCCTTGCCAAGCTTTGGAATGATATAAGTGATGGTCCATATAACATAGacatatttatttccaatttGTTGGAAGTGACAGGGAATATGTTGAATGACAAACTTGGCCAATTCACAGAAATTCCTCTGCAGACTCACATGTTGGCTGAAGTATTTCGCAGTGAAGCTTCTGATTTTTGTAAGTCAAGTGAGATGAACGTTGACCGCAAACTGGATTTGTTGGAACTGTATAACAGATTCGTGAATAGAAAGTGGAATATTTTTGTTCGTGACAAGAGCCTAGCAGATGAAAGTAATCCGGCGATGCGTGATTTTCTACAGTCGCactggaaaaagtttgagaaagatCACATGGCATGTGCCTTACATTCCCTATTAAAAACGGAAGACCTTAAACATCTACACTCCTCcaagaatattatgaaacgagTTGAAGGTTTCCAGGACCGATTTAGAAACGGAAATGAGAAGAGTGGAATAGTTGTTCAAATAGTAAATTCCACAGCAATGTTCATTCACAGAACATTTATGGAGTTCTTTGCCGCGAAGTGGTTCACAAAGAATTTCGAAGATGAAAGAGATCATATAAAAGAGATATTGTTTAGAGAAGAGTTCATAATCGTGAGACAGTTTTTTGATAGGATCCTGGCAGAAGGATTTAAATTGCATACTGCCATCCTGAATAAAGACAAACATTCTGTTGAGGAATTACTTTTATCCCCCGAATGTGACATGAATGGAAAGGATAAGGGTGGGAGGACACCCTTGCACTTGGCAGTTATCAGTCATAGTGAAAGTGATAATAAAGCTGTGTGTGAAATCATGGCGCTATTATTGCAAAATCATTGTGATTGTAGAACTGAAGATGAAGTGTTTCACTGGCGACCACTGACACTTGCTGACAAGATACAAGCGTGGTCAGCTGTTGACATGCTGCTCGGCAGTCATGCTGAAAGTAGTGACATGATATTCACTATGCAGTTGATCAAGGGTGAAGAGTGTGGAGAGTTTTTGTGTAGAGTGTTGGAAAGTGTTGCTTTACATGGATATATTAATATTGCAAAGTTATTGATTAAAAGTGGCTTATGTGTGAATCGCCCCTTTACGATGTACATAGATGGGAATTTGCATACACCTAAAATTATTGCCACAATGTTACACAAAGCGTCTCTTGCGGGACAAGTAAAGCTGGTGGAATTTTTGCTCGAGGCTGAAGAAACAGAAGGAATTATAAAGAAAAGTGCTCCTCTGTGGGCTGTCGACCACTATCTTCCACTATCTGAGAGGACTTCCGCATTTACTACTACCAAAGAGCGTCTAGAAATAAAAGACTCGTATAACAGAACACCTTTGTCATGGGCTGCTCAGAAAGGTCACCTAGAAACGGTGAGGTTGCTAATTAAGAAAGGTGCAGACGTTAATACAAATGATGCGTGGAAACGAACTCCTTTGCATTTTGCAATATCTGGTTCCCATGTGAACGTTGTGCAGTTCCTAATAGAAAGTggcgctgatgttaatgcatATGACGACGAGCTAGACAATAGCCCAATATTCACTGCTGCACAACAAGCCAATGTGGATGTTGTGAGACTACTAACggataaaggcgctgatgttaatcCGTGTAACATTTATGGTGAGATACCAATGTTCGCTGCTGCAAGACGAGGTCATGTGGGTGTTGTGGGACTCTTAATGGATCAAGGCGCTCATGTTAATGCCTGTAACGTGCGTGGTGAAAGTCCAATATTCGCTGCTGCAGAACGAGGTCATGTTGGTGTTGTGAGACTCCTAATGGATCAAGGCgctgatgttaatttgtgtaacaagTCTGTTGAAAGTCCCATATTCGCTGCTGCAAAAGGAGGTGATGTGGATATTGTGAGACTCCTATTGGATAAAGGCAATGATATTAATGCACGTAACGCGCGTGGTGAAAGTCCCATATTCGCTGCTGCAAGACAAGGTAATTTGGGTGTTGTGAGACTCCTAATGGATAATGGCGCTGATGTTAATGTGTGTAATAGGTCTGGTAAGAGTCCCATATTCGTTGCTGCAGAAGAAAGTAATGTGGATATTGTGAGACTCCTAATGGATAAAGGCAATGATATTAATGCACGTAACGAGCGTGGTGAAAGTCTAACATTCGATGCTGCAGGACTAGGTAAGGTGGGTGTTGTGAGACTCCTAATtgataaaggcgctgatgttaatgtGTGTAACGAGTCTGGAGAAAGTCCAATATTCGCAGCTGTAAGACAAGGTAAGGTAGGTGTTGTGAGACTCCTAATGAATAAAGGAGTTGATGTTAATGTGTGTAACAAGTCTGGTGAAAGTCCCATATTCGCTGCTGCAAGACAAGGTAAGGTGGatgttgtgagactcctaatGAATAAAGGAGTTGATGTTAATGTGTGTAACAAGTATGGTGAAAGTCCCATATTCGCTGCTGCAGGAGGAGGTCATGTGGATACTGTGAGACTCCTAATGAATAAAGGAGTTGATGTTAATGTGTGTAACAAGTCTGGTGAAAGTCCCATATTCGCTGCTGCAGGAGGAGGTCATGTGGATACTGTGAGACTCCTAATGAATAGAGGCGCTGATGTTAATGTGTGTAACGAGTCTGGTGAAAGTCCCATATTCGCTGCTGCAGGAGGAGGTCATGTGGATATTGTGAGACTCCTAATGGATAGAGGCGCTGATGTTAATGTGTGTAACGAGTCTGGTGAAGGTCCCATATTCGCTGCTGCAGGAGGAGGTCATGTGGATATTGTGAGATTCCTAATGGATAAAGGCGCTAGTGTTAATGTGTGTAACGAGTCTGGTGAAAGTCCCATACTCGTTGCTGCAAAACGAGGTAATGAAGatgttgtgagactcctaatGGATAAAGGCGTTGATGTTAATGTTTGTAATAATTCTGGTGAAAGTCTCATATTCGCTGCTGCACAACGAGGTAATGTTGatgttgtgagactcctaatGAATAAAGGCGTTGATGTTAATGTGTGTAATAAGTCTGGTGAAAGTCCCATATTCGCTGCTGCAGAAGGAGGTAATGTTGatgttgtgagactcctaatGGATAAAGGCGTTGATGTTAATGTGTGTAGTAAGTGTGGTGAAAGTCCCATATTTGTTGCTGCAGAAGGAGGTGATGTGGATATTGTGAGACTCCTAAtggataaaggcgctgatgttaatgtGTGTAATAATTCTGGTGAAAGTCCCATATTCGCTGCTGCAAAACGAGGTAATGTTGATGTTGTGAGACTCCTAAAGTATAAAGGCGTTGATGTTATTGTGTAATATGTCTGGTGAAAGTCCCATATTCGCTGCTGCAGAAGGAGGTAATGTTGATGTTGTAATGGATgaaggcgctgatgttaatgtGTGTAACAAGTCTGGCGAAAGTCGCATATTCGCTGCTACAAAACGAGGTAATGTTGATGTTGTGAGACTCCTAAAGTATAAAGGCGTTGATGTTATTGTGTAATATGTCTGGTGAAAGTCCCATATTCGCTGCTGCAGAAGGAGGTAATGTTGATGTTGTAAtggataaaggcgctgatgttaatgtGTGTAATAAGTCTGGTGGAAGTCCCATATTCGCTGCTGCAGAAGGAGGTAATGTTGATGTTGTAAtggataaaggcgctgatgttaatgtGTGTAATAAGTCTGGTGAAAGTCCAATACTCGCTGCTGCAAAAGAAGGTAATGTGGATATCGTGAGAATCCTAATGGATAAAGGCGCTGATATTAATCTAGTAATAAGTCGGGAGAAAGTGCAATATCCGCTTCTTCAATAGGAcgtaattagtttttattatcAGTagtttcaccacagtctagtacaggttTTACTTTACAATACTGTTCCCACACCAACAGGTTTTCCTCTAGATCCAAAGCCATCTGACGTAGCTCTCTTATACAGTAGCATTTAGAATAAATGTTTACACAGATCAAGAGGGCTGTGAGCATGGCCGATCGTTGCCGGCTGACTTTTTCTAGCTATTTGCGGATTTTGTGCAAGTTCTGTAATTGACTGTAGCCTATACGTAGcagtttcatattttacatattttgtgacctttttaatttaaattgattgctAACTTATTTAATTTCGTTATTGTTGTTCACTTCTGTCTTATGTGTGCTTGTTAATTTAGAAAGTTATTGGATGTAGCGATCGGCTTCGTTTGAAAAAAGAACGTGCTAGTGAGTTAACAAAATAAGTgttgcagttctgttttgtgaaCTTCTCGACATATTTAAAGTGTTATACTAATTAATTACCTGAACAATTAACATCTGATTGAAGAAGCCCGTGTGTGAATTTACATCACTGCTTCTGGTAACATGGAGACTGCAGTGATACTGGTATGTaggtgaataatttattattatagacttaaatagttatattatgagtagaaagtataattattacaagTAACATAGAATTATGCCGATATGACAGACTGTGTTTCATATAAGGATATGTTGAATAATTGTATTTCATTACATTGACAGCGGTGACTATCGTTATAGTGCCTATTATGTGCAATTATGTTTTATTGCCCGTGATTGAGGTTATGGCTGTTATGGCCTACATCTATAATCAGGCAATAagttacatctcacttgacgatatgtgtcagaggaagaacgattGTTGCATTATCCCCAGGCTTAGCTGCCTCATGAGTGCTACTTTATTGGTATTTCAatgcattcgacaaacgcagacaaatctgctctttttagtattttaagacataatttggtaggtgcaatccatgttctaaaattttcccaagTGTCTTGAGATAATCTGACTTGATCGTCTGCAAGTGAGATTCactgttgccaactggacggaaattccgtcaaaagtgacggaatttcaatgtagcggacgggaaaaaatggaattgacgagtgacggattttctggcggaaattactatttacatcgtcctttgacttttttagctgctgtcatttgtaATTGTTTAATGTTTGGGGGAGCGTAGGCCAGCAAAGCACTTCAGCTGTAGAACTAGAGGCAGAtaatgtggatgaattattattattattttaatcaagattgttaAAGAAGTTGTGTTATTATTTGCtttcatttgtatatagatatgttGTGTgggtctatttttttctttttttttttaattttgacggattctgacggattgcCAGGTGATAGACTGtgatgtgttggcaacactggtgaaATTACGTGCTGATAACTTGTTTGTAGTTGAGGTTAAATCTTTATATTAAAGTTCCGCTAGAAACAATGCGTCTGAAATTGATCCGTTTGATATTGCCACATTCTTTGTTGTCGTTTTGCGATTTCTCAGACAGAGGAAACTGGAATAAAATGAAGCGAGGAAACTTTCGTGACGGATTAACTCAGGGAGTTGTTTGTGGGTGATCGAACTTCCTCCTaatcaggggcggctcgtccataagagctgcggagctgaaACACTCCCTGTTTGACAggaaaatagaaataatatttattttaacttgtagaagaattgttacagcttttattggtaaattgctttatatttgatCTAGCCgcgaatatgtactattatcttatgcagaatctttttgcgcgtcgactgtactggaattgacaccattcaaagtcgtcctggtatctgcagggtgggacagctcgtaagagagtgtgtcttgcatggtcagggggtagagaggtgaagggaagcagagggaaactgccgctgtttaaaacccatatttcgctgcagtgacttgcagagccaggccacaagggaagatctttcctccactcccacaccgctattgtaatgctacgtcaaatggattctgtATTTCCTTGAAACTTAATAAcaccatttttcttttcttttcacatacttattgttgtagaatcttatcgagttaatataacgaaattaatattgtcttttgccttattattacgtatatatccagcctccagcagaatctaatatttgccttaactcaaaatgattgcacgagtagaatccttttgatatagcacgtaaaatacgaaagagacttcttttccagttttagaacattgttgaccatcagtatatctgagtatTGCTtcggtgtgacgtcttagtatcgtaacttaaccagtgcaaatgtgcaagcttgagtgtgtgtgaattacagaatattaattttatttttctcaacttacctttccggagaagattgatgtaatgaagtgaaattaaagggtcgtccgttacccgacttaaatcttactcaagcttcatcctgCCGAAATAGTACATTTTTATgttaggaagtataacaatgaaatttacgctaagcatttgtggttacgtggatgtgaacaaaaaaattcagtattttgttttctttgcctcctcttcggtggtgatgctgcatgaaCTAGGAGTGGTGTggcagatttaggacatttggtcctaaaaattaaaaagcacgaatcttcgcaatctcacgtgaaaaatgttgtttcattggttaTGTTaagcaaaactaatattgctgcgcaattaagtgaagcgaacagaacaaattttcaaaaagtgagaaaaaaatcgtaaatttatttaaaaaaatattaattgtatgaaattcgtggccaatatgaacttccccttaggggacatgatgaaagaacgattcgaagaaccctggtgctTTCGTGCGCTGCTACATTTCGAGaataatctaaacgagcctctcaaaaatcatttggaacttgccactgtttaaaggtaattctaaaacaattgagaatgaactggtagattgcttGTTGAGTGTCTGGCGATCTGAATTTCAGACttaaatcgatggtattagtttttatttagcgattatggcaaatgatgccacagacatctcccaactaagtcaggaagttttggtttttcgatatgtaatgcatttatttttgtcctatacttattagtaatgatatcaagaagtgaaatttgtatgtaccaaaatctactgcagctcccccaatccacaagttcacgagccgccattcCTTCTAATTACTTGACATTGCAATAATCAGTTCATTATTTTGTATACTGCCGATTTATTAATTTCTAACAATTAAATAGACAGACTGCGTGCTGTGTGTTGCAAAGATGTATTATAAAGCGACAATGTGAGAATAatgatttaaggggttaggtacagctgacagcagtaaaattttggaaatattcaactttttttttcctgcattactctatcttgtacaataataaaagttATAAGTGTTAACCActctccttctgctatatgaaaaaaagtatttttattattaaatttttatttctcaaaattaaaaattctgacaGTTCACTGTGTACTGTTGAAACGTTTCCATCGTaaataaaaaactatccaacattgtgatgaaattttttgtgcgaatttatgcatgtcatatttacattatGATGCAAAATTACTTCTCTGTCTTAGATAGATTgtctgaaagaattaattaattaaaaaaattgtcatatgtctgtattttctattaacacaaaataagaaaaataaattatttattaaggaatgcaattgaaagagcatgatattataaacttgagtttcagcaataaaataaaagagagaaagaatatgATAAAGTTAACaactttatgagttatgagggaagctcttcatcagtgcacagtgaagtgccaaaattttaaattttgaaaaagatatgtataaatattttttttttatttaaaaaaatttttgtcgtatagcagaaggacagtgttttacacataccaatgttcattattgtacaagatacagtgatggaggaaaacaaaagttgaatatttccaaaaatgttacttctctaagctgtacctaaccccttaaaggtaTCTTTCATTCTGTAgacatacaatttattattaatttctgtttcAAGTTTAGATACGTGTACCAATCACAGTTGCGAGCTGATAAGTTTTTACAGTTTAGTACATTGTTGCGACAAGTGTAAAATCCTTGCGTCGCTAGCGATAAAAGCAagacagtaaatgaaaataacgTGGCTGCAGTCTTTGGTAATTTTTACGGTTAACGATGACACAGTGAATGAGAatttttctacatattaaaaaGTTTATGAACTACATTTTTATGATCTTAATTGTGATTTGTGGTCTACCAGAAATGTTGTTCTAGCCAAATTGTAGGATCTCGCCTGCTGTATATATCATAGAAGACTCGGAATGCCTGTTAAatgtcagaactatctataatttgtagatgcacatACTCTCTCCTTTGGTTTTCAAGGTTCGTTtgttggcattattattattattattattattattattattattattattattattattactattaattggtTATAAACatgcttcttttcacttcatatttacaggatttaaagcttactgagtttacgctaattggcttatacttaatagataatgatgtgttttgttacaagCTGTGTTTTTGCA includes the following:
- the LOC138691954 gene encoding uncharacterized protein, translating into MMTEIKMEPEDDVLAVGSLFHDSDMEEANPSIDNPLACGTTAPSMDPSCDLKSEIKMEETEEPVTFPPMKCESEGYEKTGGACRNEGFMYEVKMAGLLFLRLINERKGFHIASNMDAAGKFDDLVLGIGDKTFFVQLKHKLGPQVSEKKRLYTVRQVFRMKDHYSSYCDLKNAWGQKTDLQRWGAFSDVQFVVYTNAVVAVGEAVDTDALNVLMTGEKCIRLSENDFPELSNEPEFNQFLHQFRLYTEQASEKELESLIRTELLRALGTDSQFQTFLTNITNWMEGPGSYLTENVQFWKDIVKCSVDDLNKAKIDQLANFNLQFDERELNLFRQWLPEGGGLLRVQNSNALTCLKVHQSVDKKILVDANVLEDRMSEVLALWGRWPGCDVLVIDGWVEIIEKVITSVGSGKTLVVIDDCENGREFECLSHKDEFHFRQLNEESKEQVLDCKISFQGETITLNTLVDDKTFDIVANAEIVTQLVFGNVESIGDKLTQQSEHYIPRKFFTRQHVSETILSETIFSDERDCLVVSGVSLQALRKIVLPTIVVEIFDETKHSEECVCRCFVIRGKEDFEKAKNVFERVHWLHKEETGFIWKQSKGSISYIRSHILDETSIRSLQEVMLISDKVKLLVAHPGMGKSTEVVNLAQEFKRREPACWVVTVVLNEHTDYLSNCGDSVVEFLLRAGKFKSDFAKSLFKHALDHGGNIVILIDGFDEISPDYTEIVLHMLRQLIINDKFKQLWITSRSLMKDRLEENFSCLPFELQPFTKEHQRDFLAKLWNDISDGPYNIDIFISNLLEVTGNMLNDKLGQFTEIPLQTHMLAEVFRSEASDFCKSSEMNVDRKLDLLELYNRFVNRKWNIFVRDKSLADESNPAMRDFLQSHWKKFEKDHMACALHSLLKTEDLKHLHSSKNIMKRVEGFQDRFRNGNEKSGIVVQIVNSTAMFIHRTFMEFFAAKWFTKNFEDERDHIKEILFREEFIIVRQFFDRILAEGFKLHTAILNKDKHSVEELLLSPECDMNGKDKGGRTPLHLAVISHSESDNKAVCEIMALLLQNHCDCRTEDEVFHWRPLTLADKIQAWSAVDMLLGSHAESSDMIFTMQLIKGEECGEFLCRVLESVALHGYINIAKLLIKSGLCVNRPFTMYIDGNLHTPKIIATMLHKASLAGQVKLVEFLLEAEETEGIIKKSAPLWAVDHYLPLSERTSAFTTTKERLEIKDSYNRTPLSWAAQKGHLETVRLLIKKGADVNTNDAWKRTPLHFAISGSHVNVVQFLIESGADVNAYDDELDNSPIFTAAQQANVDVVRLLTDKGADVNPCNIYGEIPMFAAARRGHVGVVGLLMDQGAHVNACNVRGESPIFAAAERGHVGVVRLLMDQGADVNLCNKSVESPIFAAAKGGDVDIVRLLLDKGNDINARNARGESPIFAAARQGNLGVVRLLMDNGADVNVCNRSGKSPIFVAAEESNVDIVRLLMDKGNDINARNERGESLTFDAAGLGKVGVVRLLIDKGADVNVCNESGESPIFAAVRQGKVGVVRLLMNKGVDVNVCNKSGESPIFAAARQGKVDVVRLLMNKGVDVNVCNKYGESPIFAAAGGGHVDTVRLLMNKGVDVNVCNKSGESPIFAAAGGGHVDTVRLLMNRGADVNVCNESGESPIFAAAGGGHVDIVRLLMDRGADVNVCNESGEGPIFAAAGGGHVDIVRFLMDKGASVNVCNESGESPILVAAKRGNEDVVRLLMDKGVDVNVCNNSGESLIFAAAQRGNVDVVRLLMNKGVDVNVCNKSGESPIFAAAEGGNVDVVRLLMDKGVDVNVCSKCGESPIFVAAEGGDVDIVRLLMDKGADVNVCNNSGESPIFAAAKRGNVDVVRLLKYKGVDVIV